A single Leptospira barantonii DNA region contains:
- a CDS encoding hybrid sensor histidine kinase/response regulator, with protein MSNSKSLNEDEIHVLLIEDDEEDSILFNEYVNEIVYPKYIVKRFKDGEGALADLRSNPSRYRIHVIDHFLGSSTGLELIQEIRSVSPNVPSILISGLANEDIETGALKAGFQKTLEKKTLSAFILGKTFQDLLNQKRIGTEKNQSFDTFLLRMETIAQFSGGIAHDFNNILNIIIANLDLLEMQCKEQPDVLNRVRSAQNAVMRGAEVNKKLLNFSRKQSLSPAAEDPNRLIQEYLENPKDGFPENVRLIFEPGGPGGNLCKIDRGEFANSLMHLLQNAKEAVEENGGTILIETDTIALNDDADSEFLDLEIGNYFLIRIADNGKGIDSNLSEKIFEPFVSTKPKGKSSGLGLPMVYGFVKRSGGKIVFESHPGCGSDFYVYLPIEDSKSVAQPLGIKSWNGSKKIFYFTTGGESSKRTSYVFRGFGANVRRFENLHSFESVLSQIDEGTILFSETWADDFLKWKEIVMNLKKSDSKLNVCYFSPSTNENDLENSFEIPWPISRKSLENHLAEL; from the coding sequence TTGTCTAACTCGAAATCCTTAAACGAGGACGAGATTCACGTCCTTTTGATAGAAGACGACGAAGAGGATTCTATTCTTTTTAACGAATACGTAAACGAAATCGTTTATCCGAAATATATCGTAAAACGGTTTAAGGACGGAGAGGGCGCCCTTGCGGACTTGAGATCGAATCCTTCCCGATATCGGATTCACGTGATCGATCATTTTTTAGGATCTTCCACCGGGCTGGAGTTGATTCAAGAGATTCGTTCGGTTTCGCCTAACGTTCCTTCGATTCTGATTTCGGGTCTTGCGAACGAAGACATAGAAACGGGCGCACTCAAAGCGGGTTTTCAAAAAACTCTCGAAAAAAAAACGTTATCGGCTTTTATACTCGGAAAAACGTTTCAAGATCTTTTGAATCAAAAAAGGATCGGAACGGAAAAAAATCAATCGTTCGATACTTTTCTTCTAAGAATGGAAACGATCGCGCAGTTCAGCGGCGGAATTGCACACGATTTTAATAATATTCTAAACATCATCATCGCAAATTTGGATCTTCTCGAAATGCAGTGTAAGGAACAACCGGATGTTTTGAACCGGGTTCGTTCCGCTCAAAATGCGGTGATGCGCGGAGCTGAAGTAAATAAGAAATTGTTAAACTTCTCGAGAAAACAATCCCTGAGTCCGGCGGCCGAGGATCCGAACCGATTGATCCAGGAATATTTGGAGAATCCCAAGGACGGATTCCCGGAAAACGTTCGTCTGATTTTCGAACCCGGAGGACCGGGCGGTAATCTTTGTAAAATCGATCGGGGCGAATTTGCAAATTCTCTAATGCACCTGCTTCAAAACGCGAAGGAAGCAGTGGAAGAAAACGGCGGAACGATCCTGATCGAAACCGATACGATCGCGTTAAACGACGATGCGGATTCCGAGTTCTTGGATTTGGAAATTGGAAATTATTTTTTGATCAGAATCGCGGACAACGGTAAGGGAATCGATTCGAATCTTTCCGAGAAAATTTTCGAACCGTTCGTATCCACAAAACCCAAGGGAAAAAGTTCCGGGCTCGGTCTTCCTATGGTTTACGGTTTTGTAAAAAGAAGCGGAGGCAAGATCGTTTTCGAATCTCATCCCGGTTGTGGTTCCGACTTTTACGTTTATCTTCCGATTGAAGATTCAAAATCCGTCGCACAACCCTTAGGTATCAAATCTTGGAATGGCTCTAAGAAAATTTTTTATTTCACAACCGGAGGAGAATCTTCCAAAAGAACGTCTTATGTCTTTCGGGGTTTCGGCGCAAACGTTCGTCGTTTCGAAAATTTGCATTCTTTTGAATCCGTTCTTTCGCAAATCGACGAGGGAACGATCCTGTTCTCCGAAACTTGGGCGGACGATTTTTTGAAATGGAAGGAGATCGTGATGAATCTAAAGAAATCCGATTCCAAACTGAACGTTTGTTACTTTTCACCCTCTACAAACGAGAATGACTTGGAAAATTCTTTCGAAATCCCTTGGCCCATATCTCGAAAATCTCTTGAGAATCATTTAGCCGAATTATAA